The candidate division KSB1 bacterium genome has a window encoding:
- a CDS encoding type II toxin-antitoxin system PemK/MazF family toxin has product MSSYNCGDIVSVKLKDNGEHPQKATGYAVIISAEVINKNLQTLIVCPLIEAKKVFESRIGATFVPKGETDLDLNCVVLSLQIKTISKKRIQKRISVLPANYIHQIKESLQTVLEIDT; this is encoded by the coding sequence ATGAGTTCCTATAATTGCGGCGACATTGTCTCGGTCAAACTAAAAGACAATGGAGAACACCCCCAAAAAGCGACTGGATATGCCGTTATCATCTCAGCGGAGGTGATAAATAAAAATCTGCAAACACTTATTGTTTGTCCTTTGATTGAAGCAAAGAAAGTTTTCGAATCAAGAATTGGGGCAACGTTTGTTCCTAAAGGCGAGACTGATTTGGATTTAAACTGTGTAGTTCTCTCATTGCAAATTAAAACCATCTCTAAAAAAAGGATTCAGAAAAGAATAAGTGTCCTGCCAGCAAACTACATTCATCAGATTAAAGAAAGCTTACAAACCGTACTTGAAATCGACACCTAA